A region from the Brachyspira hampsonii genome encodes:
- a CDS encoding DUF4132 domain-containing protein — protein sequence MEKFNSSLFSKRYEGYNLEKEICIINRGIIENDIYALDFLREANYTYNKDKEYFYSLYKKLESSNNCGIYLILTAILLKNEDKTANLKIADKKIDLLMQKIYDSYYVKYNVVEHIGTPNSITVINDDIIYEDDKRYDLIKKFHVKKSAFGYFSALKPYAPYHIKRAPDNNDIEFIKSSILNNYRIYYILLLSDYSKKAKKLLNIILKTNSYKALTYLILIRKEGFATTYQESLDYLINLNVTLDDIFISYIFFYSYNDRISYYDSFAVQIKNIEFNNFFYSLIKKNSEYFESLFANKNFVRKVTKSSKNFIPFLNELYSKEIDFGSSKILCSLLENESPNIRKAAIKIINRKKKESYEYLKGLNSDLARDILKKWKNKKIINSGFKDIDSIVNFVNKNYDKKFEKNLLCLDESLLYGVKGKNSNQTIPIIIIKYIYLEYSKLKAPAKIKDLDKIISYFDFNSFINVIKSIYERWIFEGANTTYKYVMIPYLVYESEYKIEKVAYNLKEWCESGRISLANYAISTLAFNGSLYSLILIDYISNNFKYYQIKNTSKLAFKAAAKKLDISEDKLSDKIILDFGIDKDGKRLLKDASSSFTLYINEKLDIDKIFDNKKKEYISKIDKYYNISKDLLDEFYSIKSNIKATYKFQISRLSKALMTGKKWTADDWKKIFTENYIMSILADMFIWTIYNKNDKILKHVKYDRKSNTLQTLDNEEYKLNKQCKLSLASPVEMTNEEIKKSKQLLTDLKIKQPFNQMQNINFSFEDDDIKENIIVKYRNKEVKLKTFRDLSDYLDMEFDYENSYIVGYKIIDTSISVGVKINLMGMDNAIDDNDLILFGDIVFYTIDNNNEIFSYKNIIDPKTLYIRYVKYIMFNIDNYIKKNVKKTQKTVKRNRRKSDIK from the coding sequence ATGGAAAAATTTAATAGTTCTCTATTCAGCAAAAGATATGAAGGATACAATTTAGAAAAAGAAATATGCATCATCAATAGAGGAATAATAGAAAATGATATATATGCATTGGACTTTTTAAGAGAAGCTAATTATACTTATAATAAAGATAAAGAATATTTTTATTCATTATATAAAAAATTAGAAAGCAGCAATAATTGCGGAATATATCTAATATTAACAGCAATCTTATTAAAAAATGAAGATAAAACAGCTAATTTAAAAATAGCCGATAAAAAAATAGATTTGCTGATGCAGAAAATATATGATTCCTATTATGTTAAATATAATGTTGTTGAACATATAGGAACTCCTAACAGCATTACAGTAATAAATGATGATATAATATATGAAGATGATAAAAGATATGATTTAATAAAAAAATTCCATGTAAAGAAATCAGCATTTGGTTATTTCAGTGCTTTAAAACCTTATGCTCCGTACCATATAAAAAGAGCCCCCGATAATAATGATATAGAATTTATAAAAAGCTCAATATTAAATAATTATAGAATATATTACATCTTATTATTATCAGATTACTCAAAAAAAGCAAAAAAACTTCTCAATATAATATTAAAAACTAATAGTTATAAAGCATTAACTTATTTAATATTAATAAGAAAAGAAGGATTTGCAACAACATACCAAGAGAGTTTAGATTATTTAATTAATCTCAATGTAACTTTAGATGATATTTTTATTTCTTATATATTCTTTTATTCCTATAATGATAGGATATCATATTATGATTCGTTTGCGGTTCAGATAAAAAATATAGAATTTAATAATTTCTTTTATTCTCTTATCAAGAAGAATTCAGAATATTTTGAAAGTTTATTTGCCAATAAAAATTTCGTAAGAAAAGTCACTAAAAGCAGTAAAAATTTCATACCATTTTTAAATGAACTTTATAGTAAAGAAATAGATTTCGGATCAAGCAAAATACTATGCTCTCTTTTAGAAAATGAATCTCCAAATATTAGAAAAGCTGCAATAAAAATAATTAATCGTAAGAAAAAAGAATCTTATGAGTATTTAAAAGGTTTAAATAGTGATTTAGCCAGAGATATATTGAAAAAATGGAAAAATAAAAAAATAATTAATTCAGGTTTTAAAGATATTGACAGTATAGTTAATTTTGTAAATAAAAACTATGATAAGAAATTTGAAAAGAACTTATTATGTTTAGATGAATCTTTACTATACGGAGTAAAGGGAAAAAATTCCAATCAAACTATACCTATAATCATAATAAAATATATATATTTAGAATATTCTAAACTTAAAGCCCCCGCAAAAATAAAAGATTTAGATAAAATAATTTCATATTTTGATTTTAATTCATTTATTAATGTAATAAAAAGTATATATGAAAGATGGATATTTGAAGGAGCTAATACAACCTACAAATATGTAATGATTCCATATTTAGTATATGAATCAGAATATAAAATCGAAAAAGTAGCTTATAATTTGAAAGAATGGTGCGAATCAGGAAGAATATCTCTTGCTAATTATGCCATATCAACATTAGCTTTCAATGGAAGTCTTTATTCTCTTATTCTTATTGACTATATATCAAATAATTTTAAATACTATCAAATAAAAAATACTTCAAAATTAGCATTTAAAGCTGCTGCAAAAAAATTAGATATTTCTGAAGATAAACTATCTGATAAAATAATACTTGATTTTGGAATAGATAAAGATGGGAAAAGATTATTAAAAGATGCTTCTTCTTCTTTCACATTATATATAAATGAGAAACTAGATATTGATAAAATATTTGATAATAAGAAAAAAGAATATATATCAAAAATAGATAAATATTACAATATAAGTAAAGATTTATTAGATGAATTTTACAGTATAAAAAGTAATATAAAAGCTACATATAAGTTTCAAATATCAAGATTAAGCAAAGCATTAATGACAGGAAAAAAATGGACAGCAGATGATTGGAAAAAAATATTTACAGAAAATTATATTATGAGTATATTAGCAGATATGTTTATATGGACTATCTATAATAAGAATGATAAAATATTAAAACATGTAAAATATGATAGAAAATCTAATACCTTACAAACATTAGATAATGAAGAATATAAATTAAATAAACAGTGTAAATTATCATTAGCAAGTCCTGTAGAAATGACAAATGAAGAAATAAAAAAATCTAAGCAATTATTAACAGATTTAAAAATAAAACAGCCTTTTAATCAAATGCAGAATATTAATTTCTCTTTTGAAGATGATGATATAAAAGAAAACATTATAGTAAAATACAGAAATAAAGAAGTAAAATTAAAAACTTTCAGGGATTTAAGTGATTATCTTGATATGGAATTTGATTATGAGAATTCATATATAGTTGGATATAAAATTATAGACACATCTATATCGGTTGGGGTGAAAATTAATTTAATGGGAATGGATAATGCAATAGATGATAATGATCTTATTTTATTTGGGGATATTGTATTTTATACTATAGATAATAATAACGAAATATTCTCATATAAAAATATAATAGATCCTAAAACATTATATATAAGATATGTGAAGTATATTATGTTCAATATAGATAATTACATAAAAAAGAATGTTAAAAAAACACAAAAAACAGTAAAAAGAAACAGGAGAAAGTCAGATATAAAATGA
- a CDS encoding polyprenol monophosphomannose synthase has protein sequence MKAIIVLPTYNEKDNIEKMLNKVLSLPEYIEILVVDDNSPDGTANIVEKYLSNNRVHLLKREKKEGLGPAYIAGFKHSFQYNPDYVIEMDADFSHDPDFVIKFIERMENEKLDLVIGSRYCNGISVVNWPLRRLFLSYYGNRYASFVLGSKIMDITGGFKCFRVSVLKNMNFDNILSAGYSFQIEMNYSFESNGYKVEEEPIIFYERRSGQSKMSKNIIAEALFRVVRLRFRNKKKYFNNQSK, from the coding sequence ATGAAAGCTATTATAGTATTACCAACATATAATGAAAAAGACAATATAGAAAAAATGCTTAATAAAGTATTATCATTACCTGAATATATAGAAATTTTAGTAGTAGATGATAATAGTCCTGATGGTACTGCAAATATCGTAGAAAAATATTTATCTAATAATAGAGTACATTTATTAAAAAGGGAAAAAAAAGAAGGATTAGGACCTGCATATATCGCCGGATTTAAACATTCATTTCAATACAATCCTGATTATGTAATAGAGATGGATGCCGATTTCTCTCATGATCCTGATTTTGTAATTAAATTTATAGAAAGAATGGAAAATGAAAAATTAGATCTAGTAATAGGATCAAGATATTGCAATGGAATAAGCGTTGTAAATTGGCCTTTAAGAAGGCTTTTCCTTTCATACTATGGAAATAGATATGCATCATTTGTATTGGGTTCTAAAATTATGGATATTACAGGCGGATTTAAATGTTTCAGGGTATCTGTATTAAAGAATATGAACTTTGATAATATACTTTCAGCAGGATATTCTTTCCAAATAGAAATGAATTATTCCTTTGAAAGCAATGGCTACAAAGTAGAGGAAGAACCTATAATATTTTATGAAAGAAGAAGCGGACAATCAAAGATGTCTAAAAATATTATAGCAGAAGCATTATTTAGAGTAGTGAGATTAAGATTTAGAAATAAGAAAAAATATTTTAATAATCAATCAAAATAA